ATCGCGAGCGTCGCGGAGCAGGTGGCGGCGACGCGACAGGATCGCCTCGTGATGGCGGGCGCCGCGAACCTGGCACGCACCGAACGCGACTTCTCGGGATCCATCTACCCCGTGCTCGAGGCGATCGAGGAGCAGGTGACGATCCTGCGGCTGTTCGGCGAGATGGACCTGGATGCCGACGGCGTCGCCGCGCGCATCGGCCGCGAGAACGCCGACTACGGCCTGGGCGAGACGAGTGTGCTCGCCACCGGCTACGCCGCACCCGGGGGCACCGTGGCTCGGCTGGGCGTGCTCGGCCCCACGCGGATGGACTACTCCGGCAACATGGTGGCTGTCCGCGCGGTCGCCCGATACCTGTCTCGCCTGCTCGGCGACGACGAGCTCCGATAGCAAGAGAGAAGCTGTGGCAGATCACTACGAGGTCCTCGGGGTGGAGCGTTCCGCGACGCCCGAGGAGATCAAGAAGGCGTACCGGAGGCTCGCGCGTGAGCTGCATCCCGACGTGAACCCCTCCGAGGAGGCGGCCGAGCGGTTCAAGTCGGTCACCCACGCCTACGACGTGCTGAGCGATCCCGAGCAGCGCGAACGCTACGACCTCGGCGGCTCGGGCGGTTTCGGCGGCGGCAACTTCGGCTTCGGCGACATCTTCGACAGCTTCTTCGGTGCGGCGGGCGGGCGCTCCAACGGCCCGCGGTCGCGCACCGAACGCGGCCAGGATGCGCTCCTGCGCATCGAGATCGACCTCGACGACGTCATCTTCGGCTCCAAGCGCGAGCTGGAGATCGACACCGCCGTGCTGTGCGAGGCCTGCAAGGGCTCGTGCTGTGCGCCGGGCACCTCGATCACGACGTGCGACATCTGCCGCGGCTCGGGCGAGATCCAGCGCACGGTGCGTTCGCTGCTCGGCAACGTCATGACCTCGAGCCCGTGCGGCACCTGCCGCGGCTACGGCACCATCATCCCGAACCCGTGCCCCACGTGCGCCGGCCAGGGCCGCGTGCGCGCCAAGCGCAAGATCGCGGTGGATGTGCCGGCCGGCGTCGACACCGGCATGCGCCTGCACCTGCCGGGCGAAGGCGAGGCGGGCCCCGCGGGCGGCCCCAACGGCGACCTCTACCTCGAGGTGAAGGTGCGCCACGACGACATCTTCAGCCGATCGGGCGACGATCTGCTCGCCACCCTCGAGGTGCAGATGACGGATGCCGTGCTCGGCGCATCCGTGACCCTGACGGCACTCGATGGCGAGGTGTCGATCGAGATCAAGCCGGGCACGCAGAGCGCCGACATCGTGACGGTGAAGGAGCGCGGCGTCACCCGGCTGCGCGGGGGCGGACGTGGCGACCTCAAGGTCGGCATCCATGTGCAGACGCCCGTGCGACTCAACTCGAGCGAGCTCGACCTCATCAAGCAGTTCGCGTCGAAGCGGCCGCCCGCGAAGCCGCAGTTCTCGAAGTTCCAGCAGGGTCTGTTCGCGAAGCTGCGCGACCGCTTCCTGGGCTGAGCCTGGTGCGCGGCTCCGGTCGCTCGCCCGCCCTCCCATATCAAGGAGTCGAGCATCCCAAATCAAGGAACTCGACGTGCGGATCCGCCTCACGCGTAGCATGCGCCACACGCGTCACACCGACTCCGTGACTTGGGATGCTCAACTCCGTGACTTGGGATGCTCGACTCCGTGACGGGGGATGCTCGAGACCCTGACGGGGGGCGCGGACGGATGCGGGCGGCGCGCGGCGCCGCCGCATGGCACCCTGGAGCTGTGGCGAGCCTCTACCTGACCGACGAGCTCGGCGACGCGCGCCCCGGCGCGCGCATCGAGGTGACGGGCGACGAGGCGCGACACGCCCTGCAGGTGGCGCGCGTGCGGGTGGGTGAGCGGATCGCGCTCGGCGACGGACGCGGCACCCTGGTGCGCGGCGCCGTCGTGGGGGCGGCTGCGGGGATCCTCGCGGTCGAGGTCGACGAGGTGGTGCGGGATCCGGAGCCGCACCCCGAGCTGTGGCTCGCGCAGGCGCTCGCGAAGGGCGACCGCGACGAGCTCGCCATCCAGGCGGCGACCGAGCTGGGGGTGGCGGGGGTGATCCCGTGGGCGGCGGAGCGCTCGGTGACGCGCTGGGAGGGTGCCAAGGTCGCCCGCGGCGAGGAACGCTGGCGCACGATCGTGCGCGAGGCCAGCAAGCAGGCCATCCGCTCCCGGGTTCCCGAGGTCGCCCCGCTCGCCACGACGGCGCAGCTCGCGGCGTTGCCGGGGCTCGTCGTGGTGCTCGAGCCGAGCGCCGGGATCCCGCTCACGGCACTCGAGCTGGCATCCGCGGAGCGCATCACGCTCGTGGTCGGCCCCGAGGGCGGCATCGCCCCGCGCGAGCTGGAGCGGCTCGCGGATGCCGGCGCGCGTCTCGCCCGCCTCGGCACCGAGGTGCTGCGCACCTCCACGGCGGGCCCCGCCGCCCTCGCCGCGATCCACACGCGCCTCGGTCGCTGGTAGCGCCCCGAGGTCCGTGCGAGTCGGTCGATCCACCCTGGGTGGCGGCCCGTTCGCACGATTCTCGGATGCTCAGGGCTCGTCCCGGGCGGTGAGGATGCGCAGCCGCATCCCCGCGACGAGCAGGGCGAGGCCCCGATGCCCGCGTGAGCGCCACGCCACGAGCACCGTGACGAGCGCGAACCCGAGGGCGAGCAGCGCCCCCCACGCGGGCACGAGCAGCAGCGCCTGGAATCCGCCGATCCCGAACGCGAACCGCACCGTGCGCCACAGCACGTGCGGCCGTCGCCCGTCGACGCCCTGCACCCACACGGCGGCCTCGCCGAGCGTCGACCCCGAGAACAGCACCACGAGCCAACTGAGCACGAGCGCGGCGACGGCACCCGCCTCGCTCGAGAGCGCGCCGTCGAGCTCGCCCGGGCGCACCTGGACGAGATACAGCTGCACCGCGTTGCCCACGATCGCGATCGCCACCGTCGTGAGCAGCACGGCGAGCACGTCGCACAGCATGCCGATGAGGCGCCGCCCGAGCGTCACCTCGCCCGACAGGCGGGGGACCGCCGCCGCGCGACGCCGCAGGAACGGCAGCGCCACGAGCGAGCCGAGCAGGGCGCCGAGAGTGTTGGTCGCCAGGTCGGCGGTGTCGAACAGCCGGTAGGCGCACGGGAACGCGCCCCACACCCCGGTCAGCTGCGTGGTCTCGATGAGCAGCGAGATCCCCAGCCCGCTCGCCGTCGCGACGACGAACCCGCGCCGCCACAGCGCGCGCACGAGCACGCCCCACGGCACGAACAGCAGCACGTTGAGCACGAGCTGCTGCAGCGCCGTATTGCGCAGCGGTCCGCCCCCGCGGTTCACGGGATCGAACACGTCGCGCACCGCCTGCAGGGGATCGAGCTCGATCCCCGCGCAGACGATGTCGCCGCTCGGGATCGGCAGCAGCGTGTAGGCCTGCACGCCGAGGATCCACAGCAGCAGCGCGAGCCAGGCGAGCGTCCGCCCCGGGGTGAGACCCCCGCGGCGGCGGTAGCTGACCGCGACGAAGGGGATGAGCAGCACGACCGCGGCAACCGCACCGATCGCGAGCGCGACGAGGCCGGGGAGGACGCGGTCCATGCGGGTATTCAAGCAGGGAGGCGGGGAGCCTCCGTAGAATGGGGGCATGCCGGACGCCCCCACGATCTTCGAGCGCATCATCGCGCGCGAGATCCCCGCCGACATCGTCTACGAGGACGACGCGGTCGTCGCGTTCCGCGACATCGCCCCCCAGGCGCCCGTGCACCTGCTCGTCGTGCCGCGCACGGCCGCCTACCCGGATGTCGCGGCGCTCGCCGACGCCGATCCGGCGCTGCTGGCCCACATCATCGCCGTCGCGAAGCGGCTCGCCGCCGAGCACGCCGACGGGGACTTCCGCCTCATCTTCAACAGCGGCGAGGGCGCCGGCCAGACCGTCTTCCACGTGCACGCGCATGTGCTCGCGGGCGGCCTCACGGAAGGCACCCTTGGCTGACGGCACACCCCGCGAAGGCGCCGCGCACGAGCACGTCGCGTTCGAGGTCGACGGGGTCGCCATGGTGCGGCTGCTCGGCCCGCAGGACCGGCTGCTCACCACGATCGAGCACCAGTATCCGGATGTCGTGGTGCTCGTCCGCGGCAACCAGGTGACCCTGGAGGGTCCCGCCGAGCAGGTGCACGCCGCGGGTCGGCTGGTGGCGGAGCTCGTGGAACTCGTCAAGAAGGGCGTCGACCTGGGGCCCGGGGAGGTCACCACCTCGCGCCGCATCCTCGACCGCGGGGGA
The Protaetiibacter larvae DNA segment above includes these coding regions:
- a CDS encoding VanZ family protein, with product MDRVLPGLVALAIGAVAAVVLLIPFVAVSYRRRGGLTPGRTLAWLALLLWILGVQAYTLLPIPSGDIVCAGIELDPLQAVRDVFDPVNRGGGPLRNTALQQLVLNVLLFVPWGVLVRALWRRGFVVATASGLGISLLIETTQLTGVWGAFPCAYRLFDTADLATNTLGALLGSLVALPFLRRRAAAVPRLSGEVTLGRRLIGMLCDVLAVLLTTVAIAIVGNAVQLYLVQVRPGELDGALSSEAGAVAALVLSWLVVLFSGSTLGEAAVWVQGVDGRRPHVLWRTVRFAFGIGGFQALLLVPAWGALLALGFALVTVLVAWRSRGHRGLALLVAGMRLRILTARDEP
- a CDS encoding HIT domain-containing protein — translated: MPDAPTIFERIIAREIPADIVYEDDAVVAFRDIAPQAPVHLLVVPRTAAYPDVAALADADPALLAHIIAVAKRLAAEHADGDFRLIFNSGEGAGQTVFHVHAHVLAGGLTEGTLG
- a CDS encoding 16S rRNA (uracil(1498)-N(3))-methyltransferase, with the translated sequence MASLYLTDELGDARPGARIEVTGDEARHALQVARVRVGERIALGDGRGTLVRGAVVGAAAGILAVEVDEVVRDPEPHPELWLAQALAKGDRDELAIQAATELGVAGVIPWAAERSVTRWEGAKVARGEERWRTIVREASKQAIRSRVPEVAPLATTAQLAALPGLVVVLEPSAGIPLTALELASAERITLVVGPEGGIAPRELERLADAGARLARLGTEVLRTSTAGPAALAAIHTRLGRW
- the dnaJ gene encoding molecular chaperone DnaJ: MADHYEVLGVERSATPEEIKKAYRRLARELHPDVNPSEEAAERFKSVTHAYDVLSDPEQRERYDLGGSGGFGGGNFGFGDIFDSFFGAAGGRSNGPRSRTERGQDALLRIEIDLDDVIFGSKRELEIDTAVLCEACKGSCCAPGTSITTCDICRGSGEIQRTVRSLLGNVMTSSPCGTCRGYGTIIPNPCPTCAGQGRVRAKRKIAVDVPAGVDTGMRLHLPGEGEAGPAGGPNGDLYLEVKVRHDDIFSRSGDDLLATLEVQMTDAVLGASVTLTALDGEVSIEIKPGTQSADIVTVKERGVTRLRGGGRGDLKVGIHVQTPVRLNSSELDLIKQFASKRPPAKPQFSKFQQGLFAKLRDRFLG